One genomic segment of Ancylobacter sp. IITR112 includes these proteins:
- a CDS encoding invasion associated locus B family protein codes for MHASLNMVGAVLLAGVLVGGPAQAQQTPAATAPATQPRPAATRPAPAAAPAAADASQPVETTATYQDWLMRCVTPEDQAKACEIIQKLQVQGQGLVATIAVGRADAKAPMLIVIQVPQGVWLPAGISLQIGDKGKPLDLEYKRCGQVCVAEAQLDAATVQAMKSSAEAGSFTFQDGAQRDVKLPVSFKGFAPALDASLKP; via the coding sequence ATGCATGCGAGCTTGAACATGGTCGGCGCCGTCCTTCTGGCTGGCGTCCTCGTCGGCGGCCCCGCACAGGCTCAGCAGACGCCTGCCGCCACCGCGCCGGCCACGCAGCCCCGCCCCGCGGCAACGCGCCCGGCGCCCGCGGCCGCGCCGGCCGCCGCCGACGCTTCCCAGCCGGTCGAGACCACGGCGACCTATCAGGACTGGCTGATGCGTTGCGTCACCCCGGAAGACCAGGCCAAGGCCTGCGAAATCATCCAGAAGCTGCAGGTCCAGGGCCAGGGGCTGGTGGCGACCATCGCCGTCGGCCGGGCGGACGCCAAGGCGCCCATGCTCATCGTCATCCAGGTGCCGCAGGGCGTCTGGCTGCCCGCCGGCATCAGCCTGCAGATCGGCGACAAGGGCAAGCCGCTTGACCTCGAATATAAGCGCTGCGGGCAGGTCTGCGTCGCCGAGGCCCAGCTCGATGCCGCGACGGTGCAGGCCATGAAGTCCTCCGCCGAGGCCGGCAGCTTCACCTTCCAGGATGGCGCCCAGCGGGATGTGAAGCTGCCCGTGTCGTTCAAAGGCTTCGCGCCCGCGCTTGACGCCAGCCTCAAGCCCTGA
- a CDS encoding SapC family protein, translated as MSTGTSNPAPGLPPFYGSPALVRFPDHRLIGLRDGVDFGFARAAAAIPLVAPEFVHALSSYPIVFSTEEGAAPLAVTGLTAGENLFVRADGGWTEGDYVPSYVRRYPFIGMTPAEGEAMLLGLDLSAAQVSTDVVRDGARALFDEDGTASETAKAAIAFCEAYAVEHERTRAFGAALEAENLLVSREARVTLPDGTEKLIQGFRLIDEAAFRALSGATLESFHTNGWTDLVILHLASQQSWRRLANRAFPAA; from the coding sequence ATGTCGACTGGCACGTCCAATCCTGCACCCGGGCTTCCGCCCTTCTACGGTTCCCCCGCGCTTGTGCGCTTCCCCGATCATCGCCTGATCGGGCTGCGCGACGGCGTGGATTTCGGCTTCGCCCGCGCGGCGGCGGCGATCCCGCTGGTCGCCCCCGAGTTCGTCCATGCGCTGAGCAGCTACCCCATCGTCTTCTCGACCGAGGAAGGCGCGGCGCCCCTCGCCGTGACCGGCTTGACGGCGGGCGAAAACCTGTTCGTGCGCGCCGATGGCGGCTGGACGGAAGGCGACTATGTGCCGAGCTATGTGCGGCGCTATCCCTTCATCGGCATGACGCCGGCCGAGGGCGAAGCAATGCTGCTGGGGCTCGACCTTTCCGCCGCGCAGGTGAGCACCGATGTGGTCCGCGACGGCGCCCGCGCGCTGTTCGACGAGGACGGCACGGCCAGCGAGACCGCCAAGGCGGCCATCGCCTTCTGCGAGGCCTATGCGGTGGAACATGAACGCACGCGGGCCTTCGGTGCGGCGCTGGAAGCGGAAAACCTGCTGGTGTCACGCGAGGCCCGCGTGACACTGCCGGACGGGACGGAGAAGCTGATTCAGGGTTTCCGGCTGATCGACGAGGCGGCGTTCCGCGCCCTCTCCGGCGCGACGCTGGAGAGCTTCCACACGAATGGCTGGACCGATCTCGTCATCCTGCACCTCGCCTCGCAGCAGTCCTGGCGCCGGCTCGCCAACCGCGCCTTCCCCGCCGCCTGA
- a CDS encoding cyclic nucleotide-gated ion channel — translation MAARRQESGAPASVWRARRRRGYEILERDAAHDRIAHRVEIGLVALIVLNVIVAVLETVPSLYLRDYRAFLAFERLSLLVFALEYVLRLWVAPENPRYRGLAPWRARLRYACTAVAIVDLIAWLPFVVSALFGVNLVTLAIFRLLRFIKLVRYSPGMQSLLEVLHRESQALMACFWLLSAAVLVAASAMYVAEGHVQPEHLGSIPAAMWWAMATVTTVGYGDVYPVTTAGRIIASLTMVTGIVMIALPVGIIATSFVDVIKRRDFVITWGMVARVPLFADLDAAGIGEIHKMLSAHTAQPGEVIARRGEVARSMYFIASGEVELEFADSTHVLGEGQFFGEMALLHQTHRAATARARGRCMLLMLEAEALAEVIRRHPQIGKRIRAMARDEEGPHAVRRSADIAAGELAQPPAPEEA, via the coding sequence ATGGCGGCACGCAGGCAGGAGAGCGGAGCCCCGGCATCGGTCTGGCGCGCGCGGCGCCGGCGCGGCTATGAGATTCTGGAACGCGATGCCGCGCATGACCGCATCGCCCATCGGGTCGAAATCGGCCTGGTGGCGCTTATCGTGCTGAATGTCATCGTCGCCGTGCTGGAAACGGTGCCGAGCCTCTATCTGCGCGACTACCGCGCCTTTCTCGCCTTCGAGCGGCTGTCGCTGCTCGTCTTCGCGCTCGAATATGTGCTGCGCCTGTGGGTGGCGCCGGAGAATCCGCGCTATCGCGGCCTGGCTCCGTGGCGGGCGCGGCTGCGTTATGCCTGTACCGCTGTGGCGATCGTCGATCTCATCGCCTGGCTGCCTTTCGTCGTCTCGGCGCTGTTCGGCGTCAATCTCGTCACCCTGGCGATTTTCCGCCTGCTGCGCTTCATCAAGCTGGTGCGCTACTCGCCGGGCATGCAGTCGCTGCTCGAAGTGCTGCACCGCGAGAGCCAGGCGCTGATGGCGTGCTTCTGGCTGCTCTCCGCCGCCGTTCTCGTCGCCGCCTCGGCCATGTATGTCGCCGAGGGGCATGTCCAGCCCGAGCATCTCGGCTCGATCCCGGCGGCGATGTGGTGGGCGATGGCGACGGTGACGACGGTCGGCTATGGCGATGTCTATCCCGTAACGACTGCGGGGCGGATCATCGCCAGCCTCACCATGGTGACGGGCATCGTCATGATCGCCCTGCCGGTCGGCATCATCGCCACCTCCTTCGTCGATGTGATCAAGCGGCGCGATTTCGTCATCACCTGGGGCATGGTGGCGCGGGTGCCGCTGTTCGCGGATCTCGACGCGGCCGGCATCGGCGAGATCCACAAGATGCTCTCCGCCCATACCGCGCAGCCCGGCGAGGTGATCGCCCGCCGCGGCGAGGTGGCGCGGTCGATGTATTTCATCGCCTCGGGCGAGGTCGAACTGGAATTCGCCGACAGCACCCATGTTCTGGGCGAGGGGCAGTTCTTCGGCGAGATGGCGCTGCTGCACCAGACCCACCGCGCCGCCACCGCACGGGCCCGCGGCCGCTGCATGCTGCTGATGCTCGAAGCGGAAGCGCTGGCCGAAGTCATCCGGCGGCATCCGCAGATCGGCAAGCGCATCCGCGCCATGGCGAGGGATGAAGAAGGGCCGCATGCGGTGCGGCGCAGCGCTGATATTGCCGCCGGCGAACTTGCCCAGCCGCCTGCGCCGGAAGAGGCGTAG
- the alaS gene encoding alanine--tRNA ligase, with translation MSGVNEIRATFLDYFARNGHQVVDSSPLVPRNDPTLMFTNAGMVQFKNVFTGVEKRPYSRAVTSQKCVRAGGKHNDLDNVGYTARHHTFFEMLGNFSFGDYFKENAIEFAWNLITREFELPVEKLLVTVYHEDDEAFGLWKRIAGLPDERIIRIATSDNFWQMGDTGPCGPCSEIFYDHGPHIFGGPPGSPDADGDRFIEIWNLVFMQFEQLPGGERVRLPRPSIDTGMGLERISAVLQGTHDNYEIDLMRALTGAVEELTDVPANGPQKASHRVIADHLRASTFLVADGVLPSNEGRGYVLRRIMRRAMRHAQLLGARDPLMHRLVPVLVREMGRAFPEIVRAESLVVETLRLEETRFRKTLERGLSILEAESEGLQSGAKFSGETAFKLYDTYGFPLDLTEDALRARGVGVDVEAFNTAMARQKAEARASWSGSGEAATDTVWFAVREDAGATEFLGYDTTSAEGTVTALVAEGRQVAQLAAGATGLVVVNQTPFYGESGGQAGDTGTLTGEDGLRARVVGTQKKLGDIFVHEVEVESGTLKVGSALALTVDAGRRQAIRANHSATHLLHEALRRVLGDHVAQKGSLVAPDRLRFDFSHPKPVEEAELRQVEDMANRIVLRNEPVVTRLMAVDDAIASGARALFGEKYGEEVRVVSMGTDPGNGAPYSIELCGGTHVGRTGDIGLISVVSESAVGAGVRRVEAMTGDAARHALTADRQALQGAAGLLKAPVGEVEARIAQLVEERRKLERELGDARRKLAMGGGAGAEEPVRSVGDVKLLAREVAGVEPKDLKSLVDEGKKRIGSGVVAIVGVTEDGRAGLVVGVTEDLTGRFDAVALVRRGAEALGGKGGGGRPDMAQAGGPDGARAAEALAAIESALAG, from the coding sequence ATGAGCGGCGTAAACGAGATTCGCGCGACCTTCCTCGACTATTTCGCCCGCAACGGGCACCAGGTGGTCGACTCCTCCCCGCTCGTGCCGCGCAACGATCCGACATTGATGTTCACCAATGCCGGCATGGTGCAGTTCAAGAACGTCTTCACCGGCGTCGAGAAGCGGCCCTATTCGCGGGCGGTCACCTCGCAGAAATGCGTGCGCGCCGGCGGCAAGCACAATGATCTCGACAATGTCGGCTACACCGCGCGTCACCACACCTTCTTCGAGATGCTCGGCAATTTCTCCTTCGGCGACTATTTCAAGGAGAATGCCATCGAATTCGCCTGGAACCTGATCACGCGCGAATTCGAACTGCCGGTCGAGAAGCTGCTCGTCACCGTCTATCACGAGGATGACGAGGCGTTCGGGCTGTGGAAACGCATCGCCGGTCTCCCCGACGAGCGCATCATCCGCATCGCCACCTCGGACAATTTCTGGCAGATGGGCGATACCGGGCCCTGCGGCCCGTGCTCGGAAATCTTCTACGATCATGGCCCGCACATTTTCGGCGGCCCTCCCGGCTCGCCCGATGCCGATGGCGACCGTTTCATCGAGATCTGGAATCTCGTTTTCATGCAGTTCGAGCAACTGCCGGGCGGCGAGCGTGTGCGTCTGCCGCGCCCGTCCATCGACACCGGCATGGGCCTGGAGCGCATCTCCGCCGTGCTGCAGGGCACGCACGATAATTACGAGATCGACCTCATGCGGGCGCTCACCGGCGCGGTGGAGGAACTCACCGACGTGCCCGCCAACGGCCCGCAAAAGGCCAGCCACCGGGTGATCGCCGACCATCTTCGCGCGTCCACCTTCCTGGTGGCGGATGGCGTGCTGCCCTCCAATGAAGGGCGCGGCTATGTGCTGCGCCGCATCATGCGCCGCGCCATGCGCCATGCCCAACTGTTGGGCGCCCGCGACCCGCTGATGCACCGGCTGGTGCCAGTGCTGGTGCGCGAAATGGGGCGCGCCTTCCCTGAAATCGTGCGCGCCGAATCCCTCGTCGTCGAGACGCTGCGGCTGGAGGAAACCCGCTTCCGCAAGACGCTGGAGCGCGGCCTCTCGATCCTCGAAGCCGAGAGCGAGGGCCTTCAGTCGGGCGCCAAATTCTCCGGCGAAACCGCCTTCAAGCTCTACGACACCTATGGCTTCCCGCTCGACCTCACCGAGGATGCGCTGCGCGCGCGCGGCGTCGGCGTCGATGTCGAGGCCTTCAACACCGCCATGGCGCGGCAGAAGGCGGAGGCCCGCGCCTCCTGGTCCGGTTCCGGCGAGGCGGCGACCGACACGGTGTGGTTCGCGGTGCGCGAGGATGCTGGCGCGACCGAGTTCCTCGGCTACGATACGACGAGTGCCGAGGGGACCGTCACCGCGCTGGTCGCCGAAGGCCGGCAGGTCGCGCAGCTCGCTGCCGGCGCCACCGGGCTTGTCGTGGTGAACCAGACGCCATTCTACGGCGAATCCGGCGGCCAGGCCGGCGACACCGGAACGCTCACCGGCGAGGATGGCCTGCGCGCCCGCGTCGTCGGCACGCAGAAGAAGCTCGGCGACATCTTCGTCCATGAGGTCGAGGTGGAAAGCGGCACCCTCAAGGTCGGCAGCGCGCTGGCGCTGACGGTCGATGCCGGGCGGCGGCAGGCGATCCGCGCCAACCATTCGGCGACCCATCTGCTGCACGAGGCGCTGCGCCGGGTGCTGGGCGACCATGTCGCGCAGAAGGGCTCGCTGGTCGCGCCCGACCGCCTGCGCTTCGATTTCTCCCACCCCAAGCCGGTGGAGGAGGCCGAGCTGCGGCAGGTCGAGGATATGGCCAACCGCATCGTGCTGCGCAACGAGCCGGTCGTCACCCGTCTGATGGCGGTGGACGATGCCATCGCCTCGGGGGCCAGGGCGCTGTTCGGCGAGAAATATGGCGAGGAGGTGCGTGTCGTCAGCATGGGGACGGATCCGGGCAATGGCGCGCCCTATTCGATCGAGCTGTGCGGGGGCACCCATGTCGGCCGGACCGGCGATATCGGCCTCATCAGCGTGGTCAGCGAGTCCGCCGTCGGCGCCGGCGTGCGGCGCGTCGAAGCGATGACCGGCGACGCCGCCCGCCACGCCTTGACGGCGGATCGCCAGGCGCTGCAGGGAGCCGCTGGCCTGCTGAAGGCGCCGGTCGGCGAGGTGGAGGCGCGGATCGCCCAATTGGTGGAGGAGCGCCGCAAACTCGAGCGCGAGCTCGGCGACGCGCGGCGCAAGCTCGCCATGGGCGGCGGCGCCGGCGCGGAAGAGCCGGTGCGCAGCGTCGGCGACGTGAAGCTGCTGGCGCGCGAGGTCGCGGGCGTCGAGCCGAAGGACCTCAAAAGCCTCGTCGACGAGGGCAAGAAGCGGATCGGCTCCGGCGTGGTGGCCATTGTCGGTGTCACCGAGGATGGCCGCGCCGGCCTCGTGGTCGGCGTCACCGAGGACCTGACCGGCCGCTTCGACGCGGTGGCGCTGGTGCGGCGCGGTGCCGAGGCGCTGGGCGGCAAGGGCGGCGGCGGACGGCCCGACATGGCGCAGGCGGGCGGGCCGGATGGCGCCCGGGCGGCGGAGGCGCTGGCGGCCATCGAGAGCGCACTGGCCGGCTGA
- the recA gene encoding recombinase RecA produces MTQSTLRLVEGSSMDKSKALDAALTQIERHFGKGSIMRLGKNDKIMEIETVSTGSLGLDIALGIGGLPRGRVIEIFGPESSGKTTLALHTIAESQKKGGVCAFIDAEHALDPIYARKLGVDLDNLLISQPDAGEQALEIADTLVRSGAVDVLVVDSVAALTPRAELDGEMGDNQPGMQARLMSQALRKLTASINRSHTMVIFINQIRMKIGVMYGSPETTTGGNALKFYASVRLDIRRIGAIKEREEVVGNQTRVKVVKNKLAPPFKQVEFDIMYGEGVSKMGELIDLGVKAGVVEKSGAWFSYDSQRLGQGRENAKTFLRQHPEISGRIEATIRQNAGLIAEQILAGAEDSEDSDGE; encoded by the coding sequence ATGACTCAATCGACTCTGCGACTCGTTGAAGGATCTTCCATGGACAAGTCCAAGGCGCTCGACGCCGCCCTGACCCAGATTGAGCGCCATTTCGGCAAGGGCTCGATCATGCGCCTGGGCAAGAACGACAAGATCATGGAGATCGAGACCGTCTCCACCGGGTCGCTCGGGCTCGACATCGCGCTCGGCATTGGCGGCCTGCCGCGCGGGCGCGTCATCGAGATTTTCGGGCCGGAATCCTCGGGCAAGACCACGCTCGCCCTGCACACCATCGCGGAATCGCAGAAGAAGGGTGGGGTGTGCGCCTTCATCGACGCCGAGCATGCGCTCGACCCGATCTATGCCCGCAAGCTCGGCGTCGATCTCGACAATCTGCTGATTTCGCAGCCCGATGCCGGCGAGCAGGCGCTGGAGATCGCCGACACGCTGGTGCGCTCCGGCGCGGTGGATGTGCTGGTGGTGGATTCGGTCGCCGCGCTCACCCCGCGGGCGGAACTCGACGGCGAGATGGGCGACAACCAGCCGGGCATGCAGGCACGCCTGATGAGCCAGGCGCTGCGCAAGCTCACCGCCTCGATCAACCGTTCGCACACCATGGTGATCTTCATCAACCAGATCCGCATGAAGATCGGCGTGATGTATGGCAGCCCGGAAACCACGACGGGCGGCAACGCACTGAAATTCTATGCCTCGGTCCGCCTCGACATTCGTCGCATCGGCGCCATCAAGGAGCGCGAGGAGGTTGTCGGCAACCAGACCCGCGTCAAGGTGGTGAAGAACAAGCTGGCGCCGCCCTTCAAGCAGGTCGAGTTCGACATCATGTATGGCGAGGGCGTCTCCAAGATGGGCGAGCTCATCGATCTCGGCGTCAAGGCCGGGGTGGTGGAGAAGTCCGGTGCCTGGTTCTCCTATGACAGTCAGCGCCTCGGACAGGGCCGCGAAAACGCCAAGACCTTCCTGCGCCAGCACCCGGAGATCTCCGGCCGTATCGAGGCGACGATCCGCCAGAATGCCGGCCTCATCGCCGAGCAGATCCTGGCCGGCGCGGAAGACAGCGAGGATAGCGACGGCGAGTGA
- a CDS encoding phage tail protein encodes MEAYIGEVRAFASTFVPRGWMLCNGAKLNVQDYPVLYTVLGYTYGGGQATFALPDLMGCAVIGAIASTDKTPGYPPGERVGDAAVTLTSVPAHSHTLTGLYARSQPYPGLTATPAPDTLLARPTRPNLQDPAKPATLAYAFAAPASVSDGDVFAAATLSPSGGTALPHENRQPYLPLLYCICVEGTYPTPGPVAGEAEREEPIIAESEAVGAR; translated from the coding sequence ATGGAAGCCTATATTGGCGAGGTGAGGGCCTTCGCCTCGACTTTCGTCCCCCGGGGCTGGATGCTCTGCAACGGAGCTAAGCTGAATGTACAGGATTACCCGGTTCTCTATACGGTGCTTGGCTACACCTACGGGGGTGGGCAGGCCACGTTCGCGTTGCCGGATCTGATGGGGTGTGCGGTCATCGGCGCCATTGCGTCGACGGATAAGACACCCGGCTATCCCCCTGGCGAGAGAGTGGGAGACGCTGCGGTGACGCTGACATCCGTCCCCGCCCACAGCCATACGCTGACCGGCCTTTACGCCCGCAGCCAACCCTATCCCGGGCTGACGGCAACGCCGGCACCCGACACCTTGCTGGCACGCCCGACGCGACCCAACCTGCAGGATCCAGCCAAGCCGGCAACGCTTGCCTATGCCTTTGCCGCGCCCGCAAGCGTCAGTGACGGCGACGTCTTTGCCGCGGCAACATTGTCGCCGTCCGGCGGCACCGCGCTGCCGCATGAGAACAGGCAGCCTTATCTCCCGCTCCTCTATTGCATCTGCGTCGAGGGCACCTATCCCACCCCCGGACCGGTGGCGGGAGAGGCAGAGAGAGAGGAGCCGATCATTGCGGAGTCCGAGGCCGTTGGCGCGCGTTGA
- a CDS encoding IPT/TIG domain-containing protein has product MEPYIGAVSMFPMPPGTGWFPCDGRQLSIQRYPALYAVIGTTYGGDGKLTFNIPDLRGRAVIGAGADKDIALGHAGGTEMVVLSAGQLPQHTHKVRFSPNDGTGQSGKGRLPARSMPDKDGVSAKLYAEVQSNSVTTALAPETVVPTGSSAPHNNLQPSFVIGYYIAHVGLFPPRQPDGEAPVDPPSPDGAAPRPGTARPKGSTVAAFTGEIRILAGLPTQTPNGWVLCDGAELKISDQQVLYSLIGNMFGGKAPSTFRVPDLRGRITVGLGNGPGLTPRHTIGQTFGDATVQLGPGQMPAHTHAFNVLKQEATLTTPKPGVMYAASPDCLFYQAPTTAATTQVSFDARTVSVPDKESGMHNNLMPSVAMYYMICLNGLYPPLEEVPRLNGISPNSGPPVPPVPPVPPALPGGEEGPLQITLNGMNLTQPGTSSVVTFGSVKATIVSANENALVVQCPPGNGTVTVTVTTSKGVTEPNWGCQFSYVPSVTALYPAVGSSAGGGRVTIKGVGFAGATSVMFGQLPANGFQVVDGETIFATAPAQSDGIASVNVTVTTSGQTSAVTSACVFTITSLFIEVNPGYGPAAGGNTVTLTGTNFDLESTNYVVWFGDVKASSWTVVNTTTITAVAPAGVGQVEVSVESLLSGTRSPAVRYVYAAIVSQFSPTYGPSTGGTAVSISGVNFDPASKVLFGTTSVTPTRTTSTSIAVTSPPGTGVAALSVTGPGGPSISAGSLPLYSYLPQLDRLYPSVGQPDGDSSVTLYGRNFTADATVRFGDQMVAASDITDTSLVVTAPTGIGGAAYEVAVITGGGTSGPRPYTYCTVGIAGLEPAAGPAGTSVTITGVGFGAAPSVLFGTVAAANVSVNSSGTEIVCVAPAGIAGAVNVSVRAGGAVSPANDASRYSFAPVVHALSRDTGKPLTQVTLTGEGFVAQPATGSQMRVSFGALSATQIGVSTATSVTVAAPVNLGRVPVVVHTPGGQSNEMIFTYVPAVLSITPSFGTQGAVVRLVGAGLSEDGAPVVPLSVTFGAAASPAFWSGGSQSVWAQVPAGKGTVPVILKTAAGSTGTWSGALFYYAPVVTSVSPGGGPAAGGTTVTIRGSGFTGATAVLFNLDKGLGLNVISDTELSVTTPPGLGKAEVSVQLPHAASGPHVGSSFIFGPTIDGIDPPSLSISQSDRVFIYGEGLGDIVSIDFGGVIYRSSSQGVWWTHDSMDPTRALTVMLTPEGHVAGTSQVTITTIYGTSPPVNFTWTS; this is encoded by the coding sequence ATGGAGCCCTATATCGGCGCGGTCAGCATGTTCCCCATGCCGCCGGGCACGGGCTGGTTCCCCTGCGATGGCCGCCAACTCTCCATTCAGCGATACCCGGCACTCTATGCGGTCATTGGGACCACCTATGGCGGCGATGGAAAGCTGACCTTCAATATTCCGGATCTGCGCGGCCGGGCCGTGATCGGTGCCGGCGCCGACAAGGATATCGCGCTCGGCCATGCCGGCGGTACGGAAATGGTGGTCCTCAGCGCCGGCCAGCTTCCTCAGCATACGCATAAGGTCCGGTTCTCGCCCAATGACGGCACCGGCCAATCGGGCAAGGGGAGGCTGCCGGCAAGGTCAATGCCGGACAAGGACGGTGTGTCGGCCAAGCTATATGCGGAGGTGCAGAGCAATTCGGTGACGACGGCGCTCGCCCCGGAAACGGTGGTCCCCACAGGCAGCAGTGCGCCGCACAACAATCTGCAACCGTCCTTTGTCATCGGCTATTACATAGCCCACGTCGGCTTGTTTCCTCCGAGGCAACCCGACGGCGAGGCGCCGGTCGATCCGCCTTCCCCCGATGGGGCGGCCCCGAGGCCGGGGACGGCCCGGCCGAAAGGCTCCACCGTCGCAGCTTTTACAGGCGAAATTCGAATTCTCGCCGGGCTGCCGACCCAAACTCCTAACGGATGGGTGCTCTGCGACGGGGCTGAACTGAAAATCAGTGATCAGCAGGTGCTTTATTCGCTGATCGGCAACATGTTCGGCGGAAAAGCGCCATCGACATTCCGTGTGCCGGATCTGCGCGGCCGTATTACCGTCGGCCTCGGAAACGGACCTGGCCTCACGCCCCGGCACACTATCGGCCAGACCTTCGGCGATGCGACCGTACAGTTGGGCCCCGGGCAAATGCCGGCCCACACACATGCCTTCAATGTGCTGAAGCAGGAAGCCACGCTGACCACACCGAAGCCCGGCGTGATGTATGCGGCGTCGCCGGACTGCCTTTTCTATCAGGCCCCCACAACCGCGGCTACCACCCAGGTTTCCTTCGATGCCCGGACCGTGAGCGTGCCCGACAAGGAAAGCGGCATGCACAACAACCTGATGCCGTCCGTGGCGATGTATTACATGATCTGCCTCAACGGCCTCTATCCTCCGCTGGAAGAGGTGCCGAGACTGAACGGCATCTCCCCGAACTCGGGTCCGCCGGTGCCGCCGGTGCCGCCGGTGCCGCCGGCGCTGCCGGGCGGCGAGGAAGGGCCCCTGCAGATCACGCTGAACGGAATGAACCTCACGCAGCCGGGCACCAGCTCCGTCGTCACGTTCGGCAGCGTTAAGGCGACCATTGTCAGTGCCAACGAAAACGCGCTGGTCGTTCAATGCCCCCCTGGCAATGGTACGGTCACGGTCACGGTGACGACCTCGAAGGGCGTCACCGAGCCCAATTGGGGCTGTCAGTTCAGCTATGTCCCTTCGGTCACCGCCCTGTACCCTGCCGTCGGATCGTCCGCTGGTGGCGGTCGCGTCACCATCAAGGGCGTGGGGTTCGCGGGCGCCACCAGCGTGATGTTCGGCCAACTGCCGGCAAACGGCTTCCAGGTGGTCGACGGCGAGACCATTTTCGCCACCGCTCCCGCGCAGAGTGACGGCATCGCCAGCGTCAATGTCACCGTCACCACATCCGGCCAGACCTCGGCGGTGACATCCGCCTGCGTCTTCACCATTACCTCGCTCTTCATCGAGGTGAACCCCGGCTATGGACCTGCGGCGGGCGGCAACACGGTGACGCTGACCGGCACCAATTTTGACCTTGAATCGACCAATTACGTCGTCTGGTTCGGCGATGTGAAGGCGTCTAGCTGGACGGTGGTCAACACGACGACGATCACCGCGGTCGCGCCGGCCGGCGTCGGGCAGGTCGAGGTGAGTGTCGAGAGCCTGCTGAGCGGCACGCGCAGCCCGGCGGTCCGTTATGTCTATGCCGCCATCGTCTCGCAATTCAGCCCGACCTACGGGCCCTCGACGGGCGGCACCGCGGTGAGCATCAGCGGGGTCAATTTCGATCCCGCCTCGAAAGTGCTGTTCGGCACGACCAGTGTCACCCCCACGCGGACGACATCGACGTCGATCGCCGTCACCTCGCCGCCCGGGACGGGCGTGGCGGCGCTCAGCGTCACCGGGCCGGGCGGCCCGAGCATCAGCGCGGGATCGCTGCCGCTCTACAGCTATCTCCCGCAACTGGACCGCCTCTACCCGTCGGTCGGCCAGCCGGACGGCGATTCGTCCGTCACGTTGTACGGTCGCAATTTCACCGCTGACGCGACCGTGCGGTTCGGCGACCAGATGGTCGCGGCCTCCGATATCACCGACACAAGCCTGGTCGTCACCGCGCCGACCGGCATAGGCGGTGCGGCCTACGAGGTGGCGGTCATCACCGGGGGCGGCACCAGCGGGCCACGGCCCTACACCTATTGCACCGTCGGCATTGCCGGCCTGGAACCGGCCGCAGGGCCGGCGGGCACCTCGGTGACGATCACCGGCGTCGGGTTCGGCGCGGCCCCGTCGGTGCTGTTCGGCACGGTGGCGGCGGCGAATGTCTCCGTCAACAGTTCGGGCACCGAGATTGTCTGCGTCGCTCCCGCCGGCATCGCAGGCGCCGTCAACGTGTCGGTCAGGGCAGGCGGAGCGGTCAGTCCGGCGAACGACGCCAGCCGCTACAGCTTTGCGCCGGTGGTCCACGCACTCTCCCGCGATACCGGGAAGCCTCTGACGCAGGTCACCCTCACCGGCGAGGGCTTCGTCGCCCAGCCGGCGACGGGGTCGCAGATGCGGGTGAGTTTCGGAGCCCTGTCTGCCACGCAGATCGGCGTCTCGACCGCCACCTCCGTCACCGTGGCAGCGCCGGTCAATCTCGGCCGGGTGCCGGTGGTGGTTCACACCCCCGGCGGCCAAAGCAACGAGATGATCTTCACCTATGTGCCCGCCGTGCTGTCGATCACGCCGAGCTTCGGGACGCAGGGCGCGGTGGTCCGGCTCGTCGGTGCGGGCCTGAGCGAAGACGGCGCGCCCGTCGTCCCTCTCAGCGTCACCTTCGGCGCCGCCGCCTCGCCCGCTTTCTGGAGCGGTGGTTCGCAGAGCGTGTGGGCCCAGGTGCCGGCAGGAAAGGGCACGGTGCCGGTCATTCTGAAGACCGCTGCCGGCAGCACCGGCACTTGGAGCGGCGCGCTCTTCTATTATGCGCCGGTGGTCACCTCGGTCTCGCCTGGCGGCGGCCCTGCGGCGGGGGGCACCACGGTCACGATCCGCGGGAGCGGCTTCACCGGGGCGACGGCCGTGCTGTTCAATCTCGACAAGGGCCTCGGTCTCAACGTGATCAGCGACACCGAGCTTAGCGTCACCACCCCTCCGGGACTCGGCAAGGCGGAGGTGTCGGTCCAGTTGCCGCATGCGGCGAGTGGGCCGCATGTGGGAAGCAGCTTCATTTTCGGGCCGACGATCGACGGCATCGACCCGCCTTCTCTCAGCATAAGCCAGTCGGATCGGGTGTTCATTTACGGCGAGGGGTTGGGCGACATCGTGTCGATCGACTTCGGCGGCGTGATCTATCGGTCTTCATCGCAAGGCGTGTGGTGGACGCACGACAGCATGGATCCGACGCGGGCGCTGACCGTCATGCTGACCCCCGAGGGCCACGTTGCCGGCACCTCGCAGGTCACCATCACCACGATTTATGGCACGAGCCCGCCCGTGAACTTCACCTGGACAAGTTGA